One stretch of Roseimicrobium sp. ORNL1 DNA includes these proteins:
- the lpxD gene encoding UDP-3-O-(3-hydroxymyristoyl)glucosamine N-acyltransferase → MNTSLNKIALLVEGEITAGDPDMVVTGFNSIQEAEPGEITFLGNPRYAVALQKSSASAVIVDRQFTDLPPSMAVIRVENPTLKFSTIIQRYGPPKQTFDPGVHPTAFVSPKAQINVDMTYVGPNVVIEDGAIIGDGSFIHAGAFIGRNTRLGAKCVIHANAVVKERCKLGNRVIIHSGAIIGTDGFGYEFSEGKHLKIDQVGIVQLDDDVEVGSCTTIDRARFGRTWIGEGTKIDNLVQIAHNCVIGKHCVIVAQVGISGSTRLGDFVTMAGQVGVAGHLTIGNKVTFLAKSGVTKDYPAPGAYTGYPAKPLIEGRRMLTYPARVPELLDRVKELEERLAALDGKKPTKRKKAKAEGAAE, encoded by the coding sequence ATGAACACCTCACTTAACAAAATCGCCCTTCTCGTGGAAGGTGAGATCACCGCCGGCGACCCGGATATGGTCGTGACCGGATTCAATTCCATCCAGGAGGCCGAGCCGGGCGAGATTACCTTTCTGGGAAATCCACGCTATGCCGTGGCGCTGCAGAAGAGCAGTGCCAGTGCAGTGATTGTCGACCGCCAGTTCACGGACCTGCCTCCGTCCATGGCAGTTATCCGCGTGGAGAATCCCACGCTGAAGTTTTCCACCATCATCCAGCGGTACGGTCCGCCCAAGCAGACTTTTGATCCCGGGGTGCATCCCACTGCCTTCGTCAGCCCGAAGGCTCAGATTAACGTAGACATGACCTATGTGGGGCCGAATGTGGTGATCGAAGATGGCGCCATCATTGGAGACGGGTCTTTCATCCACGCCGGGGCATTCATTGGCCGCAACACGCGGCTGGGCGCCAAGTGTGTGATTCATGCAAATGCGGTGGTCAAGGAGCGCTGCAAACTCGGCAACCGCGTCATCATCCACAGCGGCGCCATCATCGGCACGGACGGATTCGGTTATGAGTTCAGCGAGGGCAAGCACCTGAAGATCGATCAGGTGGGCATCGTGCAGCTCGATGACGACGTGGAGGTCGGCTCCTGCACCACCATCGACCGCGCGCGGTTTGGCCGCACGTGGATCGGCGAAGGCACCAAGATCGACAACCTGGTGCAGATCGCGCACAACTGCGTCATCGGAAAGCACTGCGTCATTGTCGCGCAGGTGGGCATTTCCGGCAGCACGCGCCTGGGTGACTTCGTGACCATGGCTGGCCAGGTGGGCGTGGCGGGACATCTCACCATTGGAAACAAGGTGACCTTCCTCGCCAAATCCGGCGTGACCAAGGACTATCCCGCACCGGGTGCTTACACGGGCTATCCTGCCAAGCCCCTCATCGAAGGCCGCCGCATGCTCACCTATCCTGCCCGCGTGCCTGAGTTGCTCGACCGGGTAAAGGAGCTCGAGGAGCGTCTTGCCGCTCTGGATGGGAAGAAGCCAACGAAGCGGAAAAAGGCCAAAGCGGAAGGCGCGGCTGAGTAG